One genomic segment of Arthrobacter sp. Marseille-P9274 includes these proteins:
- a CDS encoding helix-turn-helix domain-containing protein — protein sequence MAENDDGNEVFLSVAQVAARLNVSKMTIYRMVHTGEMPAVLIGHTYRVRETALAQYLEHGLIAAKAACPVISESSPFRGGQRGKDTV from the coding sequence ATGGCAGAGAACGACGACGGCAACGAGGTGTTCCTGTCCGTTGCACAGGTTGCAGCCCGACTGAACGTCTCGAAAATGACGATCTACCGTATGGTCCATACCGGCGAAATGCCCGCTGTGCTCATCGGGCACACCTACCGGGTCCGGGAAACGGCCCTGGCGCAGTATCTCGAACACGGCCTGATCGCGGCCAAGGCCGCCTGCCCCGTGATCAGCGAATCCAGTCCATTCCGAGGGGGACAGCGTGGCAAAGATACCGTTTAA
- a CDS encoding LLM class flavin-dependent oxidoreductase produces MRFSLFVHMERWDESVSHRECFENLTELALIAEAGGFSTVWIGEHHSMEYTISPSPMPQLAYLAARTSRIRLGAGTIIAPFWNPLRVAGETALLDVISNGRMEVGLARGAYQFEFDRLMGGMPAVDGGKHLRELVPAVRALWQGDYAHDGEVWQFPTSTSVPKPVQRPTPPMWVAARDISSHEFAVANGCNVMVTPLMKGDDEVADLAGKFDTAVANNPGVPRPDLMVLRHTHVHPADEPEGWRRPAEGIQKFYRTFDAWFGNKTAPKNGFLEPSPVDKFAGRPEFTPESLHKTAMIGTPDEIIERLRRYEALGVNEFSLWSDNSLTHDEKKRSLELFIEHVVPAFQEQSASAAR; encoded by the coding sequence ATGCGCTTTTCCCTCTTCGTCCACATGGAGCGCTGGGACGAGAGCGTCTCCCACCGCGAATGCTTCGAGAACCTGACGGAACTCGCGCTCATCGCGGAGGCAGGAGGCTTCAGCACCGTGTGGATCGGTGAGCACCACTCGATGGAGTACACCATCTCCCCCAGCCCCATGCCGCAGCTCGCCTACCTGGCAGCACGCACGTCCCGCATCCGACTGGGTGCCGGAACGATCATTGCCCCCTTCTGGAACCCGCTCCGTGTCGCCGGCGAAACAGCCCTCCTAGATGTCATCAGCAACGGCCGGATGGAAGTGGGACTGGCACGAGGTGCCTACCAGTTCGAATTCGACCGTCTGATGGGCGGTATGCCAGCGGTCGACGGCGGCAAGCACCTGCGGGAACTGGTGCCGGCCGTGCGCGCCCTATGGCAAGGCGACTACGCACACGACGGCGAAGTCTGGCAATTCCCCACCTCAACCAGCGTTCCCAAGCCCGTGCAAAGGCCGACACCGCCCATGTGGGTCGCCGCCCGCGACATCTCCTCGCACGAGTTCGCAGTCGCCAACGGCTGCAACGTGATGGTGACGCCGCTGATGAAGGGCGATGATGAGGTCGCAGACCTCGCCGGGAAATTCGACACGGCCGTCGCGAACAACCCCGGAGTCCCCCGCCCGGACCTCATGGTCCTCCGCCACACGCACGTCCACCCCGCCGATGAACCCGAGGGCTGGCGACGCCCGGCCGAGGGCATCCAAAAGTTCTACCGGACGTTCGATGCCTGGTTCGGAAACAAGACGGCTCCGAAGAACGGCTTCCTCGAACCCAGCCCGGTCGACAAGTTTGCCGGGCGGCCCGAGTTCACGCCGGAGTCCCTCCATAAGACAGCGATGATCGGAACGCCGGATGAAATTATCGAGCGCTTGCGCCGCTACGAAGCACTCGGCGTAAACGAGTTCAGCCTCTGGTCCGACAACAGTCTGACCCACGACGAGAAGAAACGCTCCCTCGAGCTCTTCATCGAGCACGTTGTGCCAGCCTTCCAAGAACAGTCCGCATCCGCAGCACGTTGA
- a CDS encoding TetR/AcrR family transcriptional regulator — MSDSGAEADGEIAGLPARRHGLDRRMILEAGADFIETHGLRQLSMRRLGARLGVEGMSLYRHVPSRDDLLDGIVEVVLDDLYGDPEVYLEPKNGWQDYLLRLARGLRRVALARPQIFPLIATRPPQAPWIRPPLRSLRWIDSFFGALGAAGFRDDAAVAAYRAFSSFLLGHLLLEVAAKGADIAPVEMPEPQGQIPGGLEAYPHVRRLEQRLSEDRSAEEFEESLANLLNRIAALRD, encoded by the coding sequence ATGAGCGATTCCGGTGCAGAGGCGGATGGGGAGATCGCAGGACTTCCGGCGCGCAGGCACGGCCTGGACCGGCGCATGATTCTTGAGGCCGGTGCCGATTTTATCGAGACGCACGGGCTGCGCCAGTTGTCGATGCGCCGGCTGGGCGCCCGGCTCGGAGTGGAGGGCATGTCCCTCTACCGCCACGTGCCGTCGCGGGACGACTTGCTGGACGGCATCGTGGAAGTCGTACTGGATGATCTTTATGGCGATCCCGAGGTCTATCTTGAGCCGAAGAACGGCTGGCAGGATTACCTGCTCCGTCTGGCCCGCGGGCTGCGGCGGGTGGCGCTGGCCCGCCCGCAGATCTTCCCGTTGATTGCCACCCGACCGCCCCAGGCCCCGTGGATCCGCCCTCCGCTCAGGAGCCTGCGCTGGATTGATTCCTTTTTCGGGGCCTTGGGTGCGGCCGGCTTCCGTGACGACGCCGCAGTGGCGGCGTACCGCGCTTTCAGCAGTTTCCTGCTCGGGCACCTGCTGCTGGAAGTGGCTGCGAAGGGTGCGGATATCGCACCGGTGGAAATGCCGGAACCGCAGGGGCAGATCCCCGGGGGCCTGGAAGCGTATCCGCATGTGCGGCGGCTGGAGCAGCGCCTCTCCGAGGACCGCAGCGCCGAGGAATTCGAAGAATCCCTGGCCAACCTCCTGAACCGGATCGCAGCTCTCCGAGACTAG
- a CDS encoding alpha/beta fold hydrolase, which yields MEARLPIVLLHGVGLDSSMWDLFRAELSRLTDREIVALDLPGHGARPPLTEAVSLADLANDVAVRLPGRAHLVGFSLGALIAQHLARHRPELVASLASVSSVCLRTPEEAASVAARLENADTDFADSVEASVRRWFPAEAGTDTATMARVRSTLLANDRQSYLHAYRVFATSDAEIGAELGGISVPSLAVTGDLDPGSTPEMTRRLGEAIPGARTAIVPDTRHMLPVERPAELAHIITEFIEEPRRDS from the coding sequence ATGGAGGCAAGACTGCCGATCGTCCTGCTGCACGGTGTCGGGCTGGACAGCAGCATGTGGGATCTGTTCCGCGCAGAACTAAGCCGGCTCACCGACCGGGAAATCGTGGCCCTGGACCTGCCTGGCCACGGCGCCCGACCCCCGCTGACGGAAGCGGTGTCCCTTGCGGATTTGGCGAATGACGTCGCCGTCCGGCTTCCGGGGCGGGCGCACCTTGTCGGGTTCTCGCTTGGCGCCTTGATTGCCCAGCATCTGGCCCGGCATCGCCCGGAGCTGGTCGCCAGCCTGGCTAGCGTGAGCTCGGTCTGCCTGAGGACGCCTGAGGAGGCAGCCTCGGTGGCAGCCAGGCTGGAGAACGCGGATACGGACTTCGCCGACAGCGTCGAGGCCTCGGTCCGGCGCTGGTTCCCGGCGGAGGCGGGAACGGACACGGCGACCATGGCCCGTGTGCGCAGCACCCTTCTGGCGAACGACAGGCAGTCCTACCTGCACGCGTACCGGGTTTTCGCGACGTCCGACGCGGAGATCGGCGCCGAGCTCGGCGGGATCTCCGTCCCGTCGCTGGCCGTGACCGGGGACCTGGATCCCGGCTCGACACCCGAGATGACCCGCCGCCTGGGCGAGGCAATCCCGGGCGCGCGCACCGCCATCGTACCTGACACCAGGCACATGCTGCCGGTAGAGCGCCCGGCGGAGCTGGCCCACATCATCACCGAATTCATCGAAGAACCGAGGCGAGACTCGTGA
- a CDS encoding GntP family permease codes for MIALHTAIAIVIIILLIIKVKVDPVISLIIGSLYLGLATGVGFTATIVAIATGFGEIMGEVGLLIGFGVLIGAMLHAIGAFGKMVTMLVNGVGARRLPYALTAAMSTIFPSIYVDVQVVLASPVARSSGPLIGRTGLPHMAGALGTGIFAGYVFVIPGLAAVSIAGLMDIPLGLWLIYGLVLGPLTAIVTTLIFRWLLRGRYWKADRDEEVDEAMVELETTELVEKDTRTPPLFVCMLPILVPLVMIAFGAFAELFGFSNDFITFIGDANFALFVGLLGAYVLCRRTLGSKGTDTAMSEGFHTTGEILLITGIGGSLGAVIGETGLDTILADLFTADAAAPVILSILLAWVIAAVLHLAIGSVSVAAIAAAGIIGPVLGSISVPPIVIGLAIASGAMFALQVNSNFFWMFKSLLGLSTQGTFKTLTMVTSIASVVSLPMVMVVALIA; via the coding sequence ATGATCGCCCTTCACACCGCGATAGCCATCGTCATCATCATCCTGCTCATCATCAAGGTCAAAGTGGACCCGGTGATCTCGCTGATCATCGGGTCGCTCTACCTCGGCCTCGCCACCGGCGTCGGTTTCACGGCAACGATCGTGGCGATCGCCACCGGTTTCGGCGAGATCATGGGCGAGGTTGGCCTGCTTATCGGTTTCGGGGTGCTCATCGGGGCGATGCTCCATGCGATTGGTGCCTTCGGCAAGATGGTGACGATGCTCGTCAATGGTGTCGGTGCGCGCCGGCTCCCTTATGCGTTGACGGCGGCGATGTCGACGATCTTCCCCTCGATTTATGTGGATGTGCAGGTTGTGCTGGCCTCTCCGGTGGCGCGCTCGAGCGGGCCCCTTATCGGCCGGACCGGTTTGCCACACATGGCCGGTGCACTCGGGACCGGGATCTTCGCCGGCTACGTTTTCGTGATTCCGGGACTGGCCGCCGTCTCCATCGCGGGCCTGATGGACATCCCCTTAGGCCTCTGGCTGATCTACGGCCTCGTGCTCGGGCCGTTAACCGCGATCGTGACGACCTTGATCTTCCGCTGGCTCCTGCGCGGCCGCTACTGGAAAGCGGACAGGGATGAAGAAGTCGACGAGGCGATGGTCGAACTGGAGACCACCGAACTGGTCGAGAAGGACACCAGGACTCCCCCGCTGTTCGTCTGCATGCTGCCCATTCTCGTGCCGCTGGTGATGATCGCCTTTGGCGCCTTCGCGGAACTGTTCGGGTTCTCCAACGACTTCATCACCTTCATCGGCGACGCCAACTTCGCGCTCTTCGTCGGGCTGCTCGGTGCCTACGTGCTTTGCCGGCGCACCCTGGGCTCGAAGGGCACAGACACGGCAATGAGCGAGGGCTTCCATACCACCGGTGAGATCCTGCTCATCACCGGCATCGGCGGGTCGCTGGGCGCCGTCATAGGGGAGACCGGGCTCGATACGATCCTGGCCGATCTCTTCACCGCCGACGCAGCAGCGCCGGTCATCCTCAGCATCTTGCTCGCCTGGGTTATCGCCGCAGTGCTGCACTTAGCTATCGGGTCCGTGTCGGTAGCGGCGATCGCGGCCGCCGGGATCATCGGCCCGGTGCTTGGGTCGATCAGCGTCCCGCCGATCGTCATCGGCCTCGCCATCGCCTCCGGCGCCATGTTCGCTCTCCAGGTCAACAGCAACTTCTTCTGGATGTTCAAGTCGCTGCTCGGACTGTCCACTCAAGGAACGTTCAAGACGCTGACGATGGTCACCTCCATCGCCTCGGTGGTCTCGCTGCCGATGGTCATGGTGGTGGCGCTCATCGCCTAG
- a CDS encoding DUF3040 domain-containing protein, producing the protein MALSEEERKRLEELERDLTKDDPALAQELAPGPSDDSAGRLAVLCILAAVAGLVLLIIGIATQIIVVGVLGFLLMSGSVYRLMTAPPPQDGQ; encoded by the coding sequence ATGGCACTGTCGGAAGAAGAGCGCAAGCGGCTTGAAGAGCTGGAGCGTGACCTGACAAAGGATGATCCCGCTCTGGCGCAGGAACTTGCCCCGGGGCCGTCCGACGACAGTGCGGGCCGCCTCGCCGTTCTCTGCATCCTCGCAGCCGTGGCAGGACTCGTACTCCTCATTATCGGCATCGCCACCCAAATCATCGTCGTCGGAGTCCTGGGATTCCTGCTCATGAGCGGAAGCGTCTACCGTCTGATGACCGCTCCCCCGCCCCAGGACGGACAGTAA
- a CDS encoding amino acid synthesis family protein: MNVRKIITLVDETLTEGGRPVEPNARVAVVAAVIDNPWRGQGFVEDLTAGIDEAASRVGELLAPRVVKALGGTVEAYGKAAIVGLDGEIEHGSALIHTLKFGDHFRNAANATTLLPAVEKRGPAGVTFDIPLKHVTDATIRSHHQSIEVRLADAPHPGEIVIALAAASQGRPQQRLAPLSTEQ; the protein is encoded by the coding sequence ATGAACGTCCGAAAGATCATCACCCTCGTCGATGAGACCCTGACCGAGGGCGGCCGGCCGGTCGAACCCAACGCCCGCGTCGCCGTCGTCGCCGCCGTCATTGATAACCCGTGGCGCGGCCAGGGCTTCGTCGAAGACCTCACCGCCGGCATCGACGAAGCAGCCTCCCGGGTCGGGGAACTCCTCGCACCGCGCGTGGTCAAAGCCCTCGGCGGCACCGTCGAGGCCTACGGCAAAGCCGCGATCGTAGGGCTGGACGGCGAGATCGAGCACGGCTCCGCGCTGATCCACACGCTCAAGTTCGGCGACCATTTCCGCAATGCAGCGAATGCCACCACGCTGCTGCCCGCCGTCGAGAAGCGCGGTCCGGCCGGCGTCACCTTCGACATCCCGCTGAAGCACGTCACGGACGCGACCATCCGCTCGCACCACCAGAGCATCGAGGTCCGGCTGGCGGATGCCCCGCACCCCGGCGAGATCGTGATCGCGCTGGCGGCAGCTTCGCAGGGCCGTCCGCAGCAGCGCCTGGCACCGCTGTCGACCGAACAGTAG
- a CDS encoding YihY/virulence factor BrkB family protein produces MTGRADFSQTADKGRKAPDPEDGRKPDSPGEVSKPNWKYILKRTLREFSKDNCTDLAAGLTYFGVLSLFPALLAMVSLLGVIGQAEQTTQALLQIVEGVASPEVVETLRQPIQQLASAPAAGFALVVGLAGAIWSASGYVGAFGRAMNRIYEVDEGRPFYKLRPVMLVITVVMLLLAVVMALMLIVSGPVAQAVGDAVGLGGTAVTVWNIAKWPLLVLFAILMIAVLYYATPNVKQPKFRWMSMGSFIALVVLALASLGFFFYVSNFGNYNKTYGAIGGMIVLLLWIWIANLSLLFGAEFDAEMERGRQLQGGIEAEETIQLPPRDTKASEKKLDKERKDVKDGRVLREQHGKNPDQD; encoded by the coding sequence ATGACAGGCAGGGCCGATTTTTCACAGACAGCAGATAAGGGCCGCAAGGCTCCGGACCCCGAGGACGGCCGGAAGCCGGACAGTCCGGGAGAGGTCAGCAAGCCGAACTGGAAGTACATTCTCAAGCGGACGCTCAGGGAGTTCTCGAAGGACAACTGCACTGATCTCGCGGCGGGGTTGACGTACTTCGGTGTTCTTTCGCTTTTCCCCGCACTGCTGGCGATGGTGTCGCTGCTGGGCGTCATCGGGCAGGCCGAACAAACCACTCAGGCCCTGCTGCAGATCGTTGAAGGCGTGGCGAGTCCGGAAGTCGTGGAGACCCTGCGGCAGCCGATCCAGCAGCTGGCCAGCGCGCCGGCGGCAGGTTTTGCCCTCGTCGTCGGTCTGGCCGGCGCCATCTGGTCCGCGTCGGGCTATGTCGGCGCTTTCGGGCGGGCGATGAACCGGATTTACGAGGTCGACGAGGGACGGCCGTTCTACAAGCTGCGCCCGGTGATGCTGGTCATCACCGTGGTCATGCTGCTGCTGGCCGTGGTGATGGCCCTCATGCTGATCGTTTCCGGCCCCGTGGCCCAGGCCGTCGGTGACGCCGTCGGACTGGGCGGGACAGCCGTGACCGTGTGGAACATCGCCAAGTGGCCGCTGCTGGTGCTCTTCGCGATCCTGATGATCGCCGTGCTGTACTACGCGACGCCGAATGTGAAGCAGCCCAAGTTCCGGTGGATGAGCATGGGGTCCTTCATCGCACTGGTGGTACTGGCGTTGGCTTCCCTGGGTTTCTTCTTCTACGTCTCGAACTTCGGCAATTACAACAAGACCTACGGTGCCATCGGCGGCATGATCGTGCTGCTGCTGTGGATCTGGATCGCCAACCTTTCGCTGCTGTTCGGTGCTGAGTTCGACGCCGAAATGGAGCGCGGACGCCAGCTTCAGGGCGGGATCGAGGCCGAAGAGACGATCCAGCTGCCGCCCCGGGACACCAAGGCCAGCGAGAAGAAACTCGACAAGGAAAGGAAGGACGTCAAAGACGGACGCGTGCTGAGGGAACAGCACGGCAAAAACCCTGATCAGGACTGA
- a CDS encoding amino acid synthesis family protein, whose protein sequence is MTNSTTAGPAERAAGIRKIVYYQEEVLLENGARPPVPALRATAAAVIPNPWIGTAPDKDLAEESRTVAPHIAQILTDRLIEGLGGVNRIEAFGKAAIVGSSGEIEHAGALIHTPYFGNLVREFLEGTSIICFADDRAEAGQPLVVPMWHKTEAATRSHYQTITARISDGPRPDEIVVIAAASTGPRPHARIGDRTTDPAVTSRILEGAPA, encoded by the coding sequence TTGACTAACAGCACTACTGCCGGCCCCGCGGAACGCGCCGCCGGCATCCGGAAAATTGTCTACTACCAAGAGGAAGTCCTGCTGGAGAACGGCGCCCGTCCGCCGGTACCGGCCCTCCGGGCCACCGCCGCAGCAGTGATTCCTAACCCTTGGATCGGCACTGCGCCGGACAAGGACCTGGCAGAGGAGTCCCGGACCGTAGCCCCGCACATCGCGCAGATCCTGACCGACCGCCTGATCGAGGGCCTCGGCGGGGTCAACCGGATCGAGGCGTTCGGCAAGGCTGCGATCGTCGGATCGAGCGGCGAGATCGAGCACGCCGGTGCCCTGATCCATACCCCGTACTTCGGCAACCTGGTCAGGGAGTTCCTTGAGGGCACATCGATCATCTGCTTTGCCGACGACCGTGCCGAGGCCGGCCAACCGCTCGTCGTACCGATGTGGCACAAGACCGAGGCCGCCACCCGCAGCCACTACCAGACCATCACAGCCCGGATTTCCGACGGCCCCCGGCCGGACGAAATTGTTGTTATCGCCGCCGCTTCAACCGGCCCCCGGCCGCACGCCAGAATCGGCGACCGCACCACTGATCCCGCTGTAACCTCCCGCATCCTTGAAGGAGCCCCTGCATGA
- a CDS encoding DUF1624 domain-containing protein — protein MTALIPKPMSIYPPPALARPPLAKPPEAPPEPGPNEPTRTKRAIGIDVARSIALIGMVAVHIFPEADVNNVMTWAYAVFAGRAAALFALLSGVSIAFVERRSRGKLYGRNLWADRGALVSRGLLIMLAGLLLAYLDTDVDIILPYFGFLFLLVIPFYGRSNRQLLISAVLFATLGPVLLFLFGHNFPAQPDPTANYTLKTVFQYPVPFLADVLLTGYYPTLLWMAYVCVGIVIGRQVLTSKKVALSIAAWGAGLALSTWFLSYFLLVQAGGFQRLVEATPTMTSAQINQVLAYGPPEAPPMPDTTWWWLAAVGPYTNTPLNVVHNLGAAMALTGVALLLTRSGGRIFSPLAAMGAMTLTLYSAHLIVLWLDVLDSDQPLVSLCIMIISFMLFALAWRSSMGKGPLEQIIADSSDWVRNLIRHPEEKRWMRPRKQLEDRQRTTPAGAGRG, from the coding sequence ATGACTGCTTTGATACCGAAGCCAATGTCCATCTACCCGCCACCAGCATTGGCCCGACCGCCGCTGGCAAAGCCTCCGGAAGCGCCGCCGGAGCCGGGCCCCAACGAACCGACGCGGACCAAAAGAGCCATCGGCATCGACGTTGCCCGGTCCATCGCCCTGATCGGCATGGTGGCCGTCCACATCTTTCCGGAAGCTGACGTCAACAATGTCATGACCTGGGCGTATGCAGTGTTCGCCGGTCGCGCGGCGGCCCTTTTCGCGCTGTTGTCCGGGGTCTCCATCGCGTTTGTGGAGAGGCGGTCGCGGGGGAAGCTGTACGGACGGAACCTGTGGGCCGACCGGGGCGCACTCGTTTCCCGCGGCCTGCTGATTATGCTGGCGGGCCTCCTGCTGGCCTATTTGGACACTGATGTGGATATCATCCTTCCCTACTTCGGCTTCCTGTTCCTGCTGGTCATCCCGTTCTATGGCCGCTCGAACCGTCAGCTGCTGATCTCCGCAGTGCTGTTCGCGACCCTTGGGCCCGTCCTGCTGTTCCTGTTCGGCCATAATTTCCCGGCACAGCCTGATCCAACCGCGAACTACACCTTGAAGACGGTTTTTCAATACCCGGTGCCGTTCCTGGCCGACGTGCTTCTGACCGGCTACTATCCGACACTGCTCTGGATGGCCTACGTTTGCGTCGGCATCGTCATTGGCCGCCAGGTCCTGACGTCAAAGAAGGTCGCGCTCAGCATCGCAGCCTGGGGAGCCGGACTGGCCCTCAGCACCTGGTTCCTGTCTTACTTCCTGCTGGTCCAGGCCGGCGGCTTCCAGCGCCTGGTGGAGGCGACGCCGACGATGACCAGCGCGCAAATCAACCAAGTGCTGGCCTACGGTCCTCCGGAAGCACCGCCGATGCCAGACACCACGTGGTGGTGGCTGGCCGCCGTCGGTCCCTATACGAATACCCCGCTGAACGTGGTGCACAATTTGGGGGCAGCAATGGCCCTGACCGGAGTGGCGCTGCTATTGACGCGTTCCGGCGGCAGGATTTTCTCACCGCTGGCAGCGATGGGCGCTATGACGCTGACGCTCTATTCGGCGCACCTCATCGTCCTATGGCTCGACGTCCTGGACAGCGACCAGCCGCTGGTCTCCCTGTGCATCATGATCATTTCCTTCATGCTGTTCGCCCTCGCTTGGCGCAGCTCGATGGGCAAGGGCCCTCTGGAGCAGATCATCGCGGACTCCAGCGACTGGGTCCGCAACCTGATCCGGCATCCGGAGGAAAAGCGCTGGATGCGGCCACGGAAACAGCTGGAGGACCGCCAGCGTACTACTCCGGCTGGTGCCGGTCGCGGATGA
- a CDS encoding phage holin family protein, translating to MTHPNSSGAHSYEVPPTQAEERAANASLGDILGDVSRDMSTLMRQELELAKAELKESGTKAGKGAGLLGGAGVAGHFVLVFLSLALTFALGTLIGLGWSAVIVAVIWAIVAAVLAAKGKKALKEVRGMPQTAETVKEIPPTLKPGEETP from the coding sequence ATGACGCACCCGAATTCCAGCGGCGCCCACTCCTATGAGGTCCCGCCAACACAAGCCGAAGAGCGGGCCGCGAATGCCTCACTCGGGGATATCCTCGGCGACGTCAGCCGCGATATGTCCACCCTGATGCGCCAGGAACTCGAACTGGCCAAGGCCGAACTGAAGGAATCCGGCACCAAGGCCGGCAAGGGCGCCGGCCTGCTCGGCGGCGCGGGAGTTGCCGGCCACTTCGTCCTGGTGTTCCTCTCGCTGGCCCTGACGTTCGCGCTCGGCACGCTGATCGGCCTTGGCTGGTCCGCGGTGATCGTCGCCGTGATCTGGGCAATCGTCGCCGCCGTCCTCGCGGCCAAGGGCAAGAAGGCCCTGAAAGAGGTCCGCGGGATGCCGCAAACCGCCGAAACCGTCAAGGAAATCCCCCCGACACTGAAACCAGGTGAGGAAACCCCATGA
- a CDS encoding universal stress protein, producing MSDIVMVGVDGSNSAFKAASRAALIAEALNAELAVLSAHVKESTEVIKIGNDTWILDDAKKAQKMAERVAAKLREEHPDLSIRPAAVRGKPQEALVEEAARVGAQLLVVGNVGMKGLGRVLGSVASSVAHNAPCDVLIVKTDE from the coding sequence ATGTCAGATATCGTGATGGTCGGAGTGGACGGCAGCAACAGTGCCTTCAAAGCGGCTTCCCGGGCGGCACTCATCGCAGAGGCCCTCAACGCAGAACTCGCCGTACTCAGCGCACATGTTAAGGAAAGTACCGAGGTTATCAAGATCGGGAACGACACTTGGATACTTGACGACGCAAAAAAAGCGCAAAAAATGGCGGAACGGGTTGCAGCTAAATTGCGCGAGGAACATCCCGATCTGAGCATCCGCCCCGCCGCTGTTCGCGGCAAGCCGCAGGAGGCCTTGGTCGAGGAAGCGGCGCGTGTCGGAGCCCAGCTGTTGGTTGTGGGAAACGTCGGCATGAAGGGCCTCGGCCGTGTGTTGGGCAGCGTCGCGAGTAGTGTGGCGCACAATGCACCCTGCGACGTGTTGATTGTAAAGACAGACGAGTAA
- a CDS encoding aldehyde dehydrogenase, whose protein sequence is MTKQYDHFIHGKWITPAEGGYFESTNPATLEVLYTAARGTKADIDTAVRAARTAFENPLWRDLSQTKRGHLLRKLGDLVGEHADELARMETEDNGKLLREMRGQLATLPEYLYYYAGLADKVQGSQVPTMNPAILNYTQREPLGVVGAITPWNSPLTLTTSKLAPALAAGNTIVIKPSEYTSRTVLRLAELTVKAGFPDGVVNVVTGLGAEAGAALVDHPEIAKISFTGSTATGSAIAASAASRFIGCTLELGGKSPNIVFEDANIPNAAMGVVAGIFAAAGQTCIAGSRVFAHRSVYDELLERVAERAKSIVIGNPIEDTTELGPLAFAAQQEKVGSYVDLGVSEGAKVLTGGGRPDVELPGYFYAPTVLTDVDNSMRVVREEIFGPVAAIMPFDTEEEVLRLANDTQYGLAAGVWTQNLARAHRMSRKLEAGTVWVNTYRAMSPMSPRQGFKNSGVGIEHGLESMHEYTRLKSIWINTDEGPVADPFIMR, encoded by the coding sequence GTGACTAAGCAATACGACCACTTCATCCATGGCAAATGGATCACCCCGGCTGAAGGCGGCTACTTCGAGAGCACGAACCCGGCCACCCTCGAGGTCCTGTACACCGCGGCCCGCGGCACCAAGGCCGACATCGACACGGCCGTTCGTGCTGCCCGCACCGCTTTCGAGAACCCGCTGTGGCGGGACCTCAGCCAGACCAAGCGCGGGCACCTGCTGCGCAAACTCGGCGACCTGGTCGGCGAGCATGCCGACGAACTCGCGCGGATGGAAACCGAGGACAACGGCAAGCTGCTGCGCGAAATGCGGGGCCAGCTGGCCACCCTGCCCGAGTACCTCTACTACTACGCCGGTCTGGCAGACAAGGTGCAGGGCAGCCAGGTCCCCACGATGAACCCGGCAATCCTGAACTACACCCAGCGCGAGCCGCTCGGCGTCGTCGGCGCCATCACACCGTGGAACTCGCCGCTGACGCTGACCACGTCCAAGCTGGCACCGGCGTTGGCCGCCGGCAACACCATCGTGATCAAGCCCTCCGAGTACACGTCGCGCACCGTCCTGCGGCTGGCCGAACTGACGGTGAAGGCAGGCTTCCCCGACGGCGTCGTCAACGTCGTGACCGGCTTGGGAGCCGAAGCCGGTGCCGCGCTGGTGGACCATCCGGAGATCGCCAAGATTTCCTTTACCGGTTCCACCGCCACCGGCTCGGCCATCGCCGCATCCGCCGCGTCCCGCTTCATCGGCTGCACCCTGGAGCTGGGCGGCAAGAGCCCCAACATCGTGTTCGAGGACGCCAACATCCCAAATGCAGCGATGGGAGTAGTGGCAGGCATCTTCGCCGCCGCAGGCCAGACCTGCATTGCCGGCAGCCGCGTCTTCGCGCACCGCTCCGTCTACGACGAGCTGCTGGAAAGGGTCGCCGAACGGGCCAAGAGCATCGTTATCGGCAACCCGATCGAGGACACTACCGAGCTTGGCCCGCTGGCGTTCGCGGCCCAGCAGGAAAAGGTCGGCTCCTACGTGGATCTCGGCGTATCCGAGGGCGCCAAGGTCCTCACCGGCGGCGGCCGTCCCGACGTGGAACTGCCCGGCTACTTCTACGCCCCGACGGTCCTGACGGACGTGGACAACTCCATGCGCGTGGTACGCGAGGAAATCTTCGGTCCGGTAGCGGCCATCATGCCTTTCGACACCGAGGAAGAGGTCCTCCGCCTCGCCAACGACACCCAGTACGGGCTGGCCGCGGGCGTATGGACGCAGAACCTCGCGCGGGCCCACCGCATGAGCCGGAAGCTCGAGGCCGGCACCGTCTGGGTCAACACCTACCGGGCCATGTCCCCGATGTCCCCGCGCCAAGGCTTCAAGAACAGCGGCGTGGGCATCGAACACGGCCTGGAATCCATGCACGAATACACCCGCCTGAAGAGCATCTGGATCAACACCGACGAAGGCCCCGTCGCGGACCCGTTCATCATGCGCTGA